One genomic region from Cydia amplana chromosome Z, ilCydAmpl1.1, whole genome shotgun sequence encodes:
- the LOC134660819 gene encoding proton-coupled amino acid transporter-like protein CG1139 has product MPKNILGEMGSQVGLTPARQNKKEAEEWARRSSGPMVNPSFEPDDFLPQSLSPVKDDKKKRGNDKGIFLVNMKEKNMQDVEEYEPYDNRVVDHPTTNTETLLHLMKGSLGTGILAMPRAFANSGYVVGAIGTVVIGVLCTYCIHVLIDSCYVLCKRRKQPSLTYTAAAEAALSEGPDWCKACAPYAAHVVNAFLLVYQIGTCCVYVVFVAENIEFVLHNYLGLKVTVFQVMCGFLVPLVLINYVRDLKYLAPFSALANVITIVSFGIILYYIFRDTLTLEGKAPVGKLANFPLFFGTVLFALEAIGVILPLENEMKTPKDFVGKFGVLNRAMISIILLYVGMGLFGYLQYGESAKGSITLNLPGDTETLACTVQCLLAVAIFITHGLACYVAIDILWNEYIGVRLSNSKIRIVWEYLLRTVIVLLTFGIAAMVPELEAFISLFGALCLSALGLAFPAIIQTCTYWYYVSRSERLRMLVKNALVVLFGVLGLIVGTWTSLERIVDKFGSPSSDLSPSVSPTNLTSTTLAPFSTTTLSE; this is encoded by the exons GAAGCAGAAGAATGGGCGCGGCGGTCGAGCGGCCCCATGGTCAACCCGTCCTTCGAGCCGGACGACTTCCTTCCACAAAG CTTATCACCGGTCAAGGATGACAAGAAAAAGCGCGGAAACGACAAGGGGATCTTCCTGGTCAATATGAAAGAGAAGAACATGCAAGACGTGGAAGAGTACGAGCCGTACGACAACAGAGTGGTCGACCATCCTACCAC GAACACCGAAACGCTCCTCCATCTCATGAAAGGTAGCCTGGGCACGGGTATCCTGGCGATGCCGCGCGCGTTCGCCAACTCTGGCTACGTGGTGGGCGCCATCGGCACCGTGGTGATCGGCGTGCTGTGCACCTACTGCATCCACGTGCTCATAGACTCCTGCTACGTGTTGTGCAAACGGCGCAAGCAGCCCTCGCTCACATACACCGCCGCCGCCGAGGCCGCGCTCTCTGAGGGGCCCGATTGGTGCAAAGCGTGCGCGCCATATGCTGC GCACGTGGTAAACGCGTTCTTGCTGGTGTACCAAATAGGGACGTGCTGCGTGTACGTCGTGTTCGTGGCGGAGAACATCGAGTTCGTGTTACACAACTACCTAGGCCTAAAAGTGACCGTGTTCCAAGTCATGTGCGGCTTCCTCGTACCGCTCGTCCTCATCAACTACGTGCGGGACCTGAAATACTTGGCGCCATTCTCAGCCCTAGCCAACGTGATTACGATAGTGAGCTTCGGAATCATTTTATACTACATCTTCAGAGATACGCTGACGCTCGAGGGCAAGGCACCCGTTGGAAAGCTCGCCAACTTCCCGCTGTTCTTTGGCACCGTGCTATTTGCGCTGGAAGCTATTGGTGTG ATTTTACCACTGGAGAATGAGATGAAAACGCCGAAGGATTTCGTAGGGAAGTTTGGAGTACTGAACAGGGCAATGATCAGCATCATATTGCTATACGTGGGCATGGGGCTGTTCGGCTACCTACAGTACGGCGAGAGCGCCAAGGGCAGCATCACGCTCAACCTGCCCGGCGACACGGAAAC GCTGGCGTGCACGGTGCAGTGCCTGCTGGCAGTAGCGATCTTCATCACGCACGGGCTGGCCTGCTACGTGGCTATCGACATCCTGTGGAACGAGTACATTGGCGTGCGCCTCTCCAACAGCAAGATTAGGATCGTTTGGGAATATCTACTCAGAACTGTCATAGTCCTTCTTACAT TCGGCATCGCGGCGATGGTGCCGGAGCTGGAGGCGTTCATCTCGCTGTTCGGCGCGCTGTGCCTGTCGGCGCTGGGGCTAGCCTTCCCCGCCATCATCCAGACGTGCACCTACTGGTACTACGTGTCGCGGTCGGAGCGGTTGCGCATGCTCGTCAAGAACGCCCTCGTGGTGCTGTTCGGCGTGCTGGGCCTCATCGTGGGCACGTGGACGTCGCTGGAACGCATCGTGGACAAGTTCGGCTCGCCTTCCTCCGACCTCAGCCCGTCAGTCTCGCCCACCAACCTCACCAGCACCACGCTCGCGCCCTTCAGCACCACCACTCTCTCGGAGTAG
- the LOC134661910 gene encoding E3 ubiquitin-protein ligase UHRF1-like — translation MHVRVRIFGKPDTVVAVNSKLTKIEQFRHIINDTFNIDPKSQRLLYGGKLLDDGYTFHDYNIKLNDVIQLVVCSPTEAAAEVKKEAETKTESKEDIKTKEINYIDAESIIYEIGDFIDMKDREQGAWFEGKIVRIVQDPDAPAVAPAVGDTTITTASAEEESDSENKPPSDSENKPPSETANSNSAKSKKKGIADYFTKTPKKKAIEKVAKPKSPKDEPTGGHLLYKVQLDDDDSDTFHYCKLKEIRPRARTAIEIKDLKVGQTVMINHNPERLLEKGYWYDFKVEEIKKLRITHELIGTLYLGPEAVPQNDTRARVHDKIFAIEDIVPLAERNEEYNQMMRTQPDKRSMPLNCLTCRDNENARCKDCGCFLCSGKEFPDKIVLCDECNKGFHMICLEPPLGELPEGDWYCPGCKRDASAVVAPGASKQRKKAPASTTTRDWGRGMACVGKTKTCSMPANHFGPIPGIEVGMCWRFRIQLSESGVHRPPVSGIHGRDEEGAYSIVLSGGYEDDVDHGDEFTYTGSGGRDLSGNKRTAGQSCDQTLTRENKALARNCAVARVSEAGGDAGAAWRAGKPVRVVRSYKMLKHFPKYAPKEGIRYDGIYKVVKYYPELGLAGFRVWKYLLRRDDPEPAPWAPGAKLFPAIYPEGYLEAEALKLALKAKNAKNAKAQRAGKKRAIREMSSSSEEDAAPPKRRKNNAPAQKKKSPVQKNKILKFTSPTKKAVPSEASPPVKTERGLSDEERRVIAADALNAKLWRECLMVAETRGKKEFVEYVSQVFLCIICQEVAAGVVTTPCLHNFCGACLKLAFKSTGARTCPCCRAALAAAPPHNAQLTAALRAVMAGYDAGRN, via the exons atgcaCGTACGCGTAAGAATATTTGGTAAACCCGACACCGTGGTCGCGGTTAACTCGAAACTAACTAAAATTGAACAATTTCGACATATCATAAATGATACGTTTAACATAGACCCAAAATCTCAACGGCTGTTATACGGCGGCAAATTG CTTGATGATGGATACACATTCCATGATTACAACATAAAACTTAATGATGTCATACAACTCGTGGTGTGCTCCCCGACCGAGGCAGCTGCTGAGGTCAAAAAAGAGGCTGAAACCAAAACTGAATCTAAAGAAGACATCAAGACCAAAGAGataaattatatag atgctGAAAGCATAATATATGAAATTGGAGATTTCATTGACATGAAGGATCGAGAACAAGGTGCCTGGTTTGAAGGTAAAATAGTGAGGATAGTACAGGATCCTGATGCTCCTGCTGTAGCGCCAGCCGTTGGCGACACTACCATCACTACAGCAAGTGCGGAGGAGGAAAGTGATTCAGAGAACAAGCCTCCAAGTGACTCAGAAAACAAGCCACCAAGTGAGACTGCTAATAGTAACTCTGCAAAATCAAAAAAGAAAGGTATTGCTGATTATTTCACAAAAACACCAAAGAAGAAAGCTATTGAGAAAGTAGCAAAGCCTAAAAGTCCAAAGGATGAGCCCACCGGCGGGCACTTGCTGTACAAGGTGCAGCTGGATGATGA TGATTCTGACACATTCCACTATTGTAAGTTAAAGGAGATAAGACCAAGAGCGAGAACGGCCATAGAAATTAAAGATCTGAAAGTTGGCCAAACAGTTATGATAAACCATAACCCAGAGCGCCTGTTAGAAAAAGGATATTG GTATGACTTTAAAGTAgaagaaataaagaaactgCGTATTACTCATGAGCTCATAGGCACACTGTACCTGGGCCCCGAGGCGGTACCGCAGAACGACACTAGAGCTCGGGTGCACGACAAAATTTTCGCCATCGAGGACATTGTGCCCCTCGCCGAGAGAAATGAGGAGTACAACCAGATGATGAGAACTCAACCTGACAAAC gTTCAATGCCTCTGAACTGCTTGACGTGCCGCGATAATGAAAATGCGCGTTGCAAGGATTGCGGATGTTTCCTGTGTTCAGGAAAAGAATTTCCTGATAAA ATAGTGCTATGCGACGAGTGCAACAAGGGCTTCCACATGATCTGCCTGGAGCCGCCGCTGGGCGAGCTGCCGGAGGGCGACTGGTACTGCCCGGGCTGCAAGCGGGACGCCAGCGCGGTGGTGGCGCCCGGCGCCAGCAAGCAGCGCAAGAAGGCGCCCGCCTCCACCACCACCAGGGACTGGGGCCGCGGCATGGCGTGTGTCG GGAAGACCAAAACCTGCTCCATGCCTGCTAACCACTTTGGACCGATTCCCGGTATTGAAGTCGGCATGTGCTGGAGGTTCCGGATACAG CTGTCGGAGTCGGGCGTGCACCGGCCGCCCGTGTCGGGCATCCACGGCCGCGACGAGGAGGGCGCCTACAGCATCGTGCTCTCAG GCGGGTACGAGGACGACGTGGACCACGGCGACGAGTTCACGTACACGGGCAGCGGCGGCCGCGACCTGTCCGGCAACAAGCGCACCGCCGGCCAGTCCTGCGACCAGACCCTCACGCGCGAGAACAA AGCGCTGGCGCGCAACTGCGCGGTGGCGAGGGTTTCGGAGGCGGGCGGCGACGCGGGCGCCGCGTGGCGCGCCGGCAAGCCCGTGCGCGTCGTGCGCTCCTACAAGATGCTCAAGCACTTCCCCAAGTACGCGCCCAAGGAGGGCATCAG ATACGATGGCATCTACAAGGTTGTGAAATACTACCCGGAGCTCGGGCTGGCCGGGTTCCGCGTGTGGAAGTACCTGCTGCGCCGCGACGACCCCGAGCCCGCGCCCTGGGCGCCCGGCGCCAAGCTGTTCCCCGCCATC TACCCCGAGGGCTACTTAGAGGCTGAAGCACTGAAGCTGGCACTGAAAGCAAAAAATGCTAAGAATGCCAAAGCGCAAAGAGCAGGGAAGAAACGTGCCATTCGCGAGATGTCCAGCTCGTCCGAGGAGGACGCGGCGCCTCCGAAGCGACGCAAGAATAATGCTCCGGCTCAAAAGAAAAAGAGCCCCGTTCAAAagaataaaa TATTAAAATTCACATCTCCGACAAAAAAAGCGGTCCCGAGTGAAGCGAGTCCGCCGGTGAAGACGGAGAGGGGTCTGAGCGACGAGGAGCGGCGGGTGATCGCCGCCGACGCGCTCAACGCCAAGCTGTGGCGCGAGTGCCTCATGGTGGCCGAGACGCGCGGGAAGAAG GAGTTCGTGGAGTACGTGAGCCAGGTGTTCCTGTGCATCATCTGCCAGGAGGTGGCCGCGGGCGTCGTCACCACGCCGTGCCTGCATAACTTCTGCGGG gCATGCCTGAAGTTAGCGTTCAAGTCGACGGGAGCGCGCACGTGCCCGTGCTGCCGCGCGGCGCTGGCCGCGGCGCCGCCGCACAACGCGCAGCTCACGGCCGCGCTGCGCGCCGTCATGGCCGGCTACGACGCCGGGAGGAACTAG